The Ptychodera flava strain L36383 unplaced genomic scaffold, AS_Pfla_20210202 Scaffold_45__1_contigs__length_1260105_pilon, whole genome shotgun sequence genome includes the window TGTATTGTTTTGTTGTCGTTTTGTGCgctttttttcttcaaagtaaataaaaattaaaaaaaatgtaccCGCCCCGGCCTAtcaatggactcaagcaaactctgcactccataatgtactctgCTCTGCCTCTACATGGTGTTGTTagaagtttgctttcgtccattatgggccaagagggggtacattattgcttaaatacattacattatatatgtattgtttttttattaataCAGTTACATTTTCTGAATGGTACCCCTAATGTTTGTTTAAATACCAAGTATTTGCTTTGCCAACACAACATGTTGCAATTGGattaaatatacagtattatttttacaaatacattctAGTCAGGAATACATTTACATTCTGTATGTCGTCAACAATACCATTTGACATTATACACACATAGAATGAATCAATAAGTTGCACACTGGGAATATCGATAATTTTGGAGTACAACACGAAAACAGTGGAAAGTACATAAAAAGCAGTGAAGCTGTCAGATTATGATAGTGTCAAGTACGTTATTAGCTATAGTAACCGTGTCAAAACAATGATTACTAAGTTGTAGTAAACTTGAGAATCTAAGAGAACTGAAAGTATTATACAAATACTCTACAAAAATGTATAAAAGCTATTAACCACGAGTTGTATAGCCATGTTACGGAGCAGAGCTCCTCCAGTCGAATTTGTCATACGAAATACATGAAACAAGCTGACTGCTCCAAATAAACATGACGGAACAATTCAtactaaaatcatgaaaaatctaTATTGAATGTGATTTGTTCAATGTAATTTAAAATGTCACTGCGCGAACACCTTGACACGATGATTGTAACTGTCGGCCACGACCACTCTGCAAGGCacatcatctgtcagtgctaTACCAGTGGGGGTTTTCAGTCCATCCTTGTCACAATCAATGCGGCAAACAAAATCACCGTTACTCTCAAACTTCAGCAGACACCTCGGGTGAGCCGTAACATAGAGGTGTGTATTATTGTCGATGGATATTCCTCGGGGCTTTTTCTTACCTCGGCCCCCGCTCTTACAGTCAAACGAATTCAAGTACTTCTTGTCGGCGTTGAATACTTGGATACGATGGTTGTTACAGTCTGCTACATAAACCATTCCTGTACTTTCCACTGCAATGCCCCAGGGCAAATTGAACTCCCCTTGACCTTTACCCTTTGACCCAAATGACTCGAGGTATTTGCCATGTTTTGTGTAAACTCTGACACAATTCCCACCATAGTCTGTCACGTACACATTGCCATCCACAGGCTTAACAGCTATCCCCTGGGGATCTTGTaactcattttgtccaaagcaTCTGATTACATGTCCattctcatcactgacaactacttgATTATTGCTGTCATCTAAGCTGTAGTATGTATTGTCACTTGAAATCACTATGTCACACGGTCTGAAGGGATGATTGAATTGTGTGAACACCAAACTTTTCTTAAACTTGCCGTCTTTATCGGTTACTTGTAATCTGTTGTTGGCAGTGTCGGCAATGACAATGTCTTTGTCTTTGTTTATCGCCACTCCAAATGGATGTTGTAACTGTCCCTCAGCGTTTCCCTTGCTTCCAATGGTCTTCACCAAACCTCTGATGACAGGACTTTCTTGTGGTGGGTGGGTTCCTATTGTGACGGTTACCTCATATACACCATCGACTTGACGACATAGTGTAACTGTGTAAGTTCCATCTTCATTATCGGAGACGGAAAGCTCTTCTAAAGCTCCGCATGGTTTTCTTACCTTGGCTTTTACTTGTTGTTTtgggatgacttgttttcctgATGAATCTCTTGTTGTGATCAGTAGGTCTACAGAGTTACCTTTCACCTGTTGATTTGGAATGTTTTCATCTGTACAGGTTGAGGTGCTTCCATCCCACCTTAATGATCCAAGCATTCCAATTTCATTGAACTTTTCATTTGCTTCAAACAGATCTACATTTTGTACACACGGTTTCATAAAGACGCCAAGAAGTTGCTGAATGCGAGGCAATGCATCAGCTCTGGTTGACAGCAGCTGGGCAGAATTCCCGTGGTGCATCAGTGCTTCCAAGTAGGTGCATGCACTCTTGATATTGGCATGTTTTAGTTCCAAGTCATCGATGTCTGTAGCTGCTTTTGCAATTTTATCTGTATAGATATGATTGAGTTCATCTATCAGTCTCTGCTCCTCtctctttgttttcttgatgatttcttctgctttcattcTCACCATCCTTTCTTCTCTGCTGTACCGCTCTGTAAGATCAGTGTGTATCTGCTTGGCCagggttttgttcttttcagcttcctgttctttcactttcagtttgtcaaccatggctttcaattctgtaagatactcatctgccgcatctttcaagtctctgtgtacatgttctggtatGCGGTGTTTGACAATAGTACAGTTTACACAGACAGGtacctgacaggtttcacagtagAATTCAAGTTCATTGTTTGGATGAGCGCTGCAAAATTCCAATGGTTGCAGCACCACTGGGTTAGTTGACTGGACTGTTCTGAATTCATCAATGGTTATGAGTTGATGTGACCGAGTGACTGGAATAATTCTATGTGCCTTAACACAGACATCACAAAGAAGAAGTTCACACTCAACACATCTGCGGGTGCCGACATTTTCCTCGCAGCCTGAACAGTCAATCTTAGCTCTTTTCACGGTCTCTAATCTTTGTTCGAACATCTCGATCAGATTAGTCATAAAGGTATTACCTTTAAGTGCCTCCACTCCTCCAACAGGAAGCTGATGTTCGTGTCGACATTCTGGGCAGTTTAGAGATCCAATCTTCTCGA containing:
- the LOC139128169 gene encoding tripartite motif-containing protein 2-like, with the protein product MSVKMAATPESKFLEKISEDFLCCAICLEHFKSPKILPCLHTFCEQCLVTLVEKIGSLNCPECRHEHQLPVGGVEALKGNTFMTNLIEMFEQRLETVKRAKIDCSGCEENVGTRRCVECELLLCDVCVKAHRIIPVTRSHQLITIDEFRTVQSTNPVVLQPLEFCSAHPNNELEFYCETCQVPVCVNCTIVKHRIPEHVHRDLKDAADEYLTELKAMVDKLKVKEQEAEKNKTLAKQIHTDLTERYSREERMVRMKAEEIIKKTKREEQRLIDELNHIYTDKIAKAATDIDDLELKHANIKSACTYLEALMHHGNSAQLLSTRADALPRIQQLLGVFMKPCVQNVDLFEANEKFNEIGMLGSLRWDGSTSTCTDENIPNQQVKGNSVDLLITTRDSSGKQVIPKQQVKAKVRKPCGALEELSVSDNEDGTYTVTLCRQVDGVYEVTVTIGTHPPQESPVIRGLVKTIGSKGNAEGQLQHPFGVAINKDKDIVIADTANNRLQVTDKDGKFKKSLVFTQFNHPFRPCDIVISSDNTYYSLDDSNNQVVVSDENGHVIRCFGQNELQDPQGIAVKPVDGNVYVTDYGGNCVRVYTKHGKYLESFGSKGKGQGEFNLPWGIAVESTGMVYVADCNNHRIQVFNADKKYLNSFDCKSGGRGKKKPRGISIDNNTHLYVTAHPRCLLKFESNGDFVCRIDCDKDGLKTPTGIALTDDVPCRVVVADSYNHRVKVFAQ